A region from the Leptospirillum ferriphilum ML-04 genome encodes:
- the folP gene encoding dihydropteroate synthase, whose translation MPRPDLGELLRLNRSRYTGPLIMGVINVTPDSFSGAPDDTDPKKACEKALKFLEEGADILDIGAESTRPDFTPTPPEEERRRLLPVLERLATLSTILSIDTRSPELFREAIPYGASLINDVGMLRHPGFVTLLKEHPSLMAILMHSPAGPSLHTPVIAEPDQSIADVVRSDFHARISDLARQGIEENRLILDPGLGFGKNTRMNLELLRSIKRWGNDFPVLVGASRKRFIGEIAGSKTPLDREAGTLAVQNWCHLFRVSIIRTHDVSQARQARDVFQALLSDN comes from the coding sequence ATGCCTCGGCCTGACCTGGGGGAACTTCTTCGCTTAAACCGGTCCCGTTATACCGGACCGCTGATTATGGGGGTCATTAACGTGACCCCCGATTCTTTTTCCGGAGCACCAGACGATACCGATCCCAAGAAAGCCTGCGAAAAAGCCCTGAAGTTTCTTGAGGAAGGAGCGGATATTCTGGATATCGGTGCGGAATCCACCCGACCTGATTTCACTCCGACTCCGCCAGAAGAAGAACGGAGACGTCTTCTTCCTGTTCTCGAACGTCTTGCAACTCTTTCAACCATCCTTTCGATCGATACAAGGTCTCCCGAACTCTTCCGTGAGGCAATCCCTTACGGCGCTTCACTCATCAATGATGTCGGCATGCTCCGTCACCCGGGTTTTGTCACACTTTTGAAGGAGCATCCGTCTCTTATGGCCATCCTCATGCACTCTCCGGCAGGGCCGTCCCTCCATACTCCGGTCATCGCTGAACCGGACCAGTCCATCGCGGATGTCGTCCGCTCCGACTTCCATGCGCGGATTTCAGATCTCGCTCGCCAGGGGATAGAGGAAAATCGCCTTATACTCGATCCCGGACTGGGTTTCGGCAAAAATACCCGCATGAATCTGGAACTTTTGCGCTCCATCAAGCGATGGGGGAATGATTTTCCAGTGCTTGTCGGCGCCTCCCGGAAACGCTTCATCGGAGAAATTGCCGGTTCGAAAACTCCCCTCGACCGGGAAGCAGGAACATTGGCGGTCCAGAACTGGTGCCATCTTTTCCGGGTCTCGATCATCCGGACACACGACGTCTCCCAGGCTCGACAGGCCCGGGACGTTTTTCAGGCCCTTCTCTCGGACAACTGA
- the cdaA gene encoding diadenylate cyclase CdaA, protein MTDGISFSWHSVLDILFVWFIFYQLLILIRGTRAFQMVLGILVFLSLYALSSTLKLYTLNWLITSFWSQLVLALLILFQPEIRKALARVGKSPLLFGLTPVELPLDIDEILKAAQTFSKRGIGAILVLERGTDLTEITEIGVLIDAHITQELLSSIFLPYSPLHDGAVIIRQNRIAAAGCFLPISLSTDLSRTLGTRHRAAIGITEETDAVALVVSEETGQTSLVIAGRIHPVSDMTELRNHLIRLFRRENRSRILIRATLLKKHMEGGRFSRLFKRTSKHTPPNPASREEQP, encoded by the coding sequence ATGACAGACGGAATCTCCTTTTCCTGGCATAGTGTCCTCGATATCCTGTTCGTCTGGTTCATCTTCTATCAGCTCCTGATTCTGATACGCGGAACCCGCGCCTTCCAGATGGTCTTGGGGATTCTTGTCTTCCTTTCCCTGTATGCCCTTTCCAGCACACTCAAACTCTATACCCTGAACTGGCTCATCACGAGCTTCTGGTCCCAGCTGGTTCTCGCCCTTTTGATCCTGTTCCAGCCGGAGATCCGTAAAGCGCTTGCCCGTGTCGGAAAATCTCCCCTTCTGTTCGGGCTTACCCCGGTCGAGCTCCCTCTGGATATTGATGAGATCCTGAAAGCGGCGCAAACATTTTCCAAACGGGGAATCGGTGCGATACTGGTTCTGGAGCGAGGCACAGATCTGACCGAAATCACAGAGATCGGCGTCCTGATCGACGCACATATCACCCAAGAATTGCTCAGCAGTATTTTCCTGCCCTACTCCCCCCTCCATGACGGAGCCGTCATTATCCGGCAAAACCGGATTGCCGCGGCAGGATGTTTCCTTCCTATTTCCCTGTCGACGGATCTTTCAAGGACACTTGGCACCCGTCATCGTGCCGCCATCGGTATCACCGAAGAAACGGACGCGGTTGCCCTCGTGGTCTCCGAAGAAACCGGACAGACGTCCCTTGTCATTGCCGGAAGGATTCATCCGGTCTCCGACATGACAGAATTGAGAAACCATCTCATTCGACTTTTCCGTCGGGAAAACAGGTCCCGCATCCTGATCCGGGCGACCCTCCTCAAAAAGCACATGGAAGGGGGCCGTTTTTCACGTCTATTCAAAAGAACGTCCAAACACACCCCTCCCAATCCTGCGTCCCGGGAAGAACAGCCATGA
- a CDS encoding YbbR-like domain-containing protein — protein sequence MRVRERIRRSFTRHLFLKIFALFLAVLLWFQVSRKGQEYLSFQVPVTVSHLPPQLELTKTSPQQVTITLSGPPGLSREVPPGSLNILLDGSLMHEGSSVVHLLPSMVSGPPGVHVDTISPRTVRLALEATIQKRVPLYPQYVGSIRGPFPSFRVTLSPDSALVEGGSHALSRLKGLRIAPIDLSLLTNDKKQVLSVPLTLPVNAQFRIVNPRIVTVTITRISEEKKHKAKGKRQF from the coding sequence ATGAGAGTGCGGGAAAGAATCCGAAGGTCATTCACCCGGCATCTTTTTCTCAAGATTTTTGCCCTTTTTCTGGCGGTCCTTCTCTGGTTCCAGGTCAGCCGGAAAGGGCAGGAATATCTCTCTTTCCAGGTCCCCGTCACGGTATCCCACCTTCCACCTCAACTGGAGCTGACCAAAACCTCTCCACAACAAGTGACAATTACACTGTCCGGTCCTCCGGGACTGTCCAGGGAGGTTCCTCCCGGCAGCCTGAATATCCTGCTTGATGGAAGTCTCATGCACGAAGGATCCAGTGTCGTCCATCTTCTTCCATCGATGGTTTCTGGTCCCCCGGGAGTCCACGTGGACACCATTTCACCCCGCACGGTGCGACTGGCTCTGGAGGCGACGATTCAGAAACGGGTTCCGCTCTACCCGCAATATGTGGGGTCGATCCGGGGACCATTCCCGTCCTTTCGTGTCACACTTTCACCGGACTCCGCTCTGGTCGAGGGGGGCTCCCACGCCCTCTCCCGGCTGAAAGGCCTCCGGATAGCCCCCATTGACCTTTCCCTCCTGACAAACGATAAAAAGCAGGTCCTTTCGGTTCCCTTGACCCTTCCGGTCAATGCCCAATTCCGGATTGTGAATCCCCGCATTGTCACGGTGACAATCACGCGGATCTCCGAGGAAAAAAAACACAAGGCAAAAGGAAAGCGGCAATTTTAA